Genomic segment of Dromiciops gliroides isolate mDroGli1 chromosome 3, mDroGli1.pri, whole genome shotgun sequence:
taAGCTTTTAACACAAAACCAgtacagctaaaattagaaggaaagcaggtaAATGGAGGAAATATCTGTagcatttccctgaaaaaaagtaTCATTTCTAAGCTATACagtgaactgattcaaatttataagaataagagccctTCCCAATTGATAAAGGGCCAAAGAATATGAACTGGAAATTATCAAAAggagaaatccaagctatcaatacccacgtgaaaaaaaaaaaaaacgctttAAGTTACAAATTTAAATAACATTAAGATTCTGTCTCATAACCATCATAGAGTAGCAAAGCTGACCAAAAAGGAAATTGACAAATACTGGAGGAACTGTGGCAAAACAGGTGGAATGTCAATGGAACTGTAAACTGGTCCAGTAATTGTAAAAagcaatttggggggcagctaggtggcacagtggatagagcaccagccctggaatcaggagtacctgagttcaaatccggcctcagacatttaacacttactagctgtgtgaccttgggcaagtcacttaaccccaattgcctcactaaaaaataaaaaaaatttaaaaattaaaaaaaaaaaaaaaagcaatttggaactatgtcctaAGGGTTACTAAGCTATGTGTCCtctcacccagcaataccactattaggtctatactccaaaaagataaaagacaagaaaaaagacccatctgtacaaaaatatagtagctcttttttttagtggcaaagaattggaaactaagggatgCTAATCCATcaggcaatggctgaacaaattacggtatatgaatgtgatggacgTTACATTATCAATTACCATTGTGCAGGGCACAGTTTGATGATGAataggatagtttcagagaacCTTAGGAAGACCTATACAAACTGatgaaagtgaagtgagaaccaggaaaacaattttaataataataataataatattataaagacaactttgaaatatctaagaactttgatcaatgcaatgtcCAACCACAATTCTGGataactcatgatgaaacatgttacctaCCTCCTGAGAAGGAGGTGATATTCAAAATGAAGATGGAGACTTTTTTAGGTATGGCCCTTTCTTACAAAGAGGTtgactttttctttgtcttttttttttttttggtggggaatgggggttaagtgacttgcccagggtcacacagctagtaagtgtcaagtgtctgaggccggatttgaactcaggtactcctgaatccagggccagtgctttatccactgcaccacctagctgccccctgtctttttTTCaatcagaggaggaggagggcatgtgggaagggaagaaagtataGTTTTGTggattgaaaaaattaaattactttaaaaagttGCTTTTAAAAGTACTTATTTAAGTTTCCCTTCTTGGTATATGTGAAAAAGAACATGTTATGAAAGACAGTTGAGGGTTTtggtttttctccatttctttataCATTGTGCATATACTTTTGAAATTAGGCCTCTCTTTTTTGTGTCACGTAGTAACATACTATAAGCATGCAATGATAGTGATTCCTACTTACAAACCTAAAGATGAAATGTTTATCTTCTATATCTACTTTCTATCTACCACCCATGGACATTTCCCCCTGATATTTCAAagacctttcccttccccatctgtaaacacAACCCACCTTCATAATTGGGTGCCAGATTGTGTCGTGTAATGTTCATTGGCTGGTCAGGAAGATTTTTAGCTGGAGACTGGCTGTTAGGTACTAAGGGATTGGCATAGTGCCACTGGCACTCTCCACTGGTTTGCAATGTGCTCAAGAAAAAACGTGCCACCTCACATGGGGACCCTTGAGACTGCCCAAATTTTGAAGACAGCATCTGTCTTTTGTTCCTGAATACATGAGAATCTATAGGAAAGGGTCCATAATGGTAAGAAAAAGGCAAGCTATAGGAGGGGGCATATAAAAGTTCACTGTTTTCTGAATAAAAGTTTTGTTCTTGagtatttgtagcatttgttgtGGAACTTGCTCTCCAATTTCCAACCTGGCCACAATCCGATTTGTCCATTTGGAAAGAGTCGTATTGCTGAAACGGCAAAGAAGAGCTAGCTGGAAGATACGGTGACTTAATGCAGCAGAACGTAATAAAATATACAGCAAATACTGTTATCCTGGGTTCTAATTTTATCCACTATTCAAGAATGGATCTGGTCATAATATGGAGGATTCAGAGGAAACGGGAATACTTGGTGACAGTTGGAGGGGCAAAAATTTTCCCCACCAAAGAGTTAAGAAGCCAATACATATGCTGTTTCTAAGAGTGAGAAATCAACTATTAAAAACTTGGAgaaaattttattgatgaaaagTGCTGTGAAAATATGTAATATAAACACAAATAAGAGTTCTGAAGAGCTTACTATTAAGAGTCTCATCAGAATTCACTTTTCACTTTGGTTTATATAACAATGCTGCTATCTCAAGTTTTGCATGATGTTATGTAAGTGGTTAAAATACCATGTTCCTGAAGAATATTTCAACATGGGGAAATTCCTCACATGCAATTAGTGATTAGTTGTTATTTCATATTTAATGTGTCCATATGAGCCTCAAATGACTGCTAAGGGGAGACTCCTTATATGGTAACAAGTAATAATGGAATAGTCAGACCTCTCTTCCAGGTGCACTCATTACCTGTGGTAGGTAGGGGTttgttctgacttttgtcttcaTCTTGTTACTTTTGGATTTAGCTATTTTCCTAGGTTCTTGTGAGGTAGACATTGAAGTCCTACAGGAATACTGGGACTTGGAAGAGGTGACCTGATCCAATGACAACTGTATTTCCTTGTattcaatatctctgccaagagaccAAAAAAGATTCATATCATGCATAAGAAGACCTTGCTTAGACAATGAAATTTctatgaaaatttaaaatgtatgatgttatataatttcatttagatGGATTCTGGGAAATAATCAATCAgcactggaaaaaagaaatctcaGCTTCTCTATTAATGCTGCAGCCCTTGGATTATATGACCTTCAAAATTCTAAGataaatttggaaattatttgACTAGACGTGAATGAGATCAGCACAGTTATATCCAATCCTATAAAACCTGATTCAATTCCCTTGTGGAAATCATTAATTTAAGTAAGTTtataaaaacagaaaggaaaaacatgTTTATTAAGTTCATCTGTATCCTAACAAAGGATGTACAACCTGATAATTTTTCTTTCCACCAAAAAGAATGGGATAGGAAATCCTTCCTGAAAAGCCTGTCTTGGGGGTTGTTGAGCTTGGAATCTAAGATACCTTCCTCCTTTTCAATATTTGCTACCTATAATTGCTGACAATGCCTAGTTTTAGAGAAGTGGTGGGTTTTCAATCAATTACTTCAGAAGACTAATTTGAAGCATGCCTCTTGGAGAAAAGTGATGGACAAGAGGTATAAAATGAAGCCTTCGTTTTTAGATATGGCCAgtgtgttcatttgttttgttcaaatgtatttatttgttacaaggaaagggATGAGGATAGGGAAAGTGAGaatgactgagagagagagagagagagagagagagagagagagagagagagagagaatcaatatacttttttaaaagtggtAAATCTTTGATAAGAGCAAGAAGACCTCAGTACAAATCTGGACTGAGACACTGACTAgcaactgtgtgatcctaagcaagtcacataacctgtgtctgcctcagtttcctcatctttaaaatagggaaggatttgtgaggaacaaatgaaataataattataaagtgtttagcacagtgcctgccacattgtgactattattgttaatatgtagtttttgTTTTCCTAGAAAGTATGCATTTTCCCAATCCAAGTTAGACTTTTTCTGTGACTTTGctaaaatttttattgacttcTAAAtagcagagaaatgaaaatccacTGGCTAGAGACTTTAGAGCATAAATCCTTTCTCTATTTATAAGAcaaaacattgttttcttttcctttttctttttggtagggcaatgagggttaagtgacttgcccacggttacacagctaatgtcaagtgtctgaggccaaatttgaactcaggtgctcctgaatccaggactggtgttttatccactgcgccacctagctgccccagacaaaaCATTATTTTCAATGAGAATACTCACTATTACCCAGCTATATAGCTGAGTAACAAATATAGGACCAGAACTTTGTTTCCCATCATGAGGCACTAAAGGAAGATTTTATTTTGTCCTCAGGTAAGCTTAGTTCCTATACCTTTCATATAATAAAGAATCTCGTTCCAAAGGCAGATTTGACCTTTAGTCTTAGTTCATCTTGAGGATCACAAAAATGTGTCATAACTTGCAGCAAGTTTATACAACAGAGGAATTTGCAGAGGAGAGGAAAACTCTTCAGCTTAATTTAGGGGGCTAAGGAGGAGCAGTGGGGATTGCGGACACACCAGCTTTTTCTTCAGTTATTAAAACAAAGCAAGAGGGACAAGTAAGGGGTATGGGTAAATGGGATGAGGCCTTTCTCTGACATACCTGATGGAGTGAGAGAGCAGCATTTCCTCCACCATAATCCCCCACTTCTATTCTATACCCAGATTACAGTTATGCTTGAAACATAGCtgcacttttaaaatctttttttcacttttatctcAACCAGCAGTAGGAACCTCCAAAAACCCTTTGTAAAACAAgttgtaaaaacaacaacaaaactaaacagATGCACATGTAGAGACAGAGAACAATTGTACTTATTTTAATGTGGAATAATGAGACATTAAGGAGAAAAGCAAATATGTTAGACTTACGTGAGAACATAATTGACACTCACTATGCAGTGAGGTCTTGAAGAACGGCTATTGTGTACAATGGTGGCATAACTTTGTACCCAAACCCAGCCTCCGTGCTTGGAAAGTAGTCTGTAGTACTTGGTTGTGACTTGACCTTTCACCAACACTGCAAAAGTAATTCAAGATATTATACTACAGTATTCTGGAACTAATGAATGAACTTcattaaaaggaaatatatatatatatatatatatacacacacacacacacacatatatatatggcacaaaactatatgtgtgtgtctgtatatatacatatatgctgcCAGTTCGTGTGTCAAAGTCTATAACCTGCTGTACATAAACACATAACCAATTATCTATCAGGTTGTTCCTTTGTTGATATTGGtgggtactgtggatagagcattggccctgaagttgggagaatctgagtttaaatctcacctcagactcttactagctatgtgaccctgggcaagtcacataaccccaattgccttaaaaaagttccaggccatCTTCAGTcctaataatatatcttgccactggacccagatggctccagaggagaaaacGAGGccggtgactttgcacagcccttcctcacttaaatccaattaatttcgagtcatgacatctgtcatgatcctctttaagaatgaaggacaagggcagctaggtggcgcagtggatagaacaccggccctggagtcaggagtacaaatccggcctcagacacttaacacttactagctgtgtgaccctgggcaagtcacttaaccccaattgcctcactaaaaaaatgaaggacaaacagcagcaaCATTTCTGTCCCCCATCTACTTATTTTACTGAAGGCTACTGGCTTTCTTAGGGTCTATTAGAAGGAAAAGTTAACAGTCTATTAATTtgtgggattttgttgttgtgctAGAGCTAAATATTTTTGATACCCTGGCTATCCTAAGATATTCTGATGAATGGTTCAGTTAAATAAAAAACCATTAGGCTGAGGAAAACCTATTAATTCGGAGAGATTTTAAACTGGTTTACTTAGAATACAACTGTGCACAGTTACACTAttacaatttatattttgtacAATTTATACCTTTCCCCCCAAAGACCTATTACATTTCTGTATAATATTGTTCATCTAATGTCCTCCAATTTACAAGGTACTTTTGGAAAATTTGGCATATGGACTCAGGCTTATAGTGCATAACCATAGTTCCTCCTGATGTCATTACTTactaaattaatgaatatttaaaacCACTATCACTAATCCTTCACCAGGAAAGAGATTGTATGGCAATGTCTCTTTTCCTTAAGTGgccccacacacacccccttcAGGCTATAGAACTCccattttatgatttctttttccatttgttttcttctGCCTTTGAACTTCATCTGAAACTGGTTTTTACCTGTATAAAAATGGAATAATGGATAATGAgttggtcttgaagtcaggaaaatttagGTCCAAGTCATTCCTCTAACCCATGGACAAGATTTCTCAGTGCCCCTGGCGACTCTTAAGACCATAAATCACAGAACTGCATAgctgcatggggtggggggaggggagaggaaggggaggaatttCCATACTCACAGTTCCTTATACTGATAAGGGTctgaccccaaaataaaaaatgaaacctaGTTTTATTTTGAAGGATCCAGTCTATTGGCATTGCCTGTTAATTTCACCTTCATATCATCTCTCTAATGCCAACCCCACTTGCTGTCACTGTGATCAGTCTACtgcagacccttatcacctcacacctagattattgtaatagtctcctGATGGGTCTgattgcctcaagtctctccccactccaatctgtcctttattcagccattaaagtgatttttttttgacgATTTGACCACGTGACCCCCTtaatcaataaattccagtggctcttatctccaggatcaaatacaaaatgatctgTTTATCATTataagctcttcataacctagcgctctcctacctttccaaatttCTTACCTCTTACTTCCTGACATATACTCTTCCATCTAGAGACactagcctcctggctgttccacaagcAACACGCTCCTCTCTGCTctaggaattttctctggctgtcccaaATGCCTGCAATACTCTTCTTCCTCCACTAAGTCTACTcacctccctagcttcctttaagtcccaattaaattctcaccttctaaaggaagccttcctcaacccctcctaattctagtgtcttccctcgtTAATTACTTactatttattctgtacatagcttactttgtatatatttatttctatgtatatattattttgggcagtttggacagctaggtggtacagtgaatgtAGTACTaggcctggactcaagaagactcatcttcctgagttcaaatctagcctcagaaaacttactagctgtgtgaccctgggcaagtccacttaactctgtttggctgtttcctcatctttaaaatgaactggagaggggcagctaggtgatgcagtggataaaacactggccctggatccaggagtacctgagacctcagacacttgatactcactagctgtgtgaccctgggcaagtcacttaacccccattgcccaaccaaaacaaaacaaaacaaaacaaacaaacaaaatgaactggagaaagaaatggcaaatcactctttgctaagaaaaccccaaatgaggtcaccaagagttggacatgactgaaacaactgaacaacaccaagATAGATTATCTTGCATATATTTCTTAAATTAATCATTAAAATGAAGTATCAAAATAAATTGAACTTAGAACCATATCTTCAAATGACCATATCACAAAGTATAAAAATAAGATCTTTAAAAATAGATGCACATTCAATAACTGCTCTCACTGAAAATATTGTTGTaaatattagtattttatttaataatgtaAAATTATTGGTAATTTGGTAGGAgtgaaaagatattttaaaatattattccattgtatcttatcctttaaaaatttcctttataTGTACATAGTTCACATATATTAATAGTACCTATACATGACTTATTAATATACACATATTGGGGTGCATGCTAAAAAATTTCTTGCTGACAGGAATCACAAACATTTGGAATCCCCTGAATTAGATAATTAATTTAGCTTTGCCCAAATTTTCTTCTGCCTTCATTTAGCCTTTGGAAGAATCAGGAGcaaacagcaagcatttatgaacccttgctctgtgccaggcactggtaggcactgggaatagaaataacaaaaatgacacaGTCCCTAACCtaaaggagcttatgttctactaAGAGGATACAATATGTGACAAATAAGCAAGGGTAggacatatacaaaataagtacacAGTGCTTTGGGTAGTAGGGAAAGGGAATGGGAGGGATCAAGGAAAGCCCTTAAAGAGTACTATTCATTCAATATTTCTGAACTTAAAGTCTGTACCAAACCCAGAAGTTCCCAAGACCCTCTTGTTCTGACAaatcaaatgttttctttctcattttgcctgaatttctttttccctaagaacctgttgtctcctccaaacttccttcATTTGTAACTGTAGAACACAGGAATTTAATTCCTAAATCAGATAACTAGTCATTGGATCAATAAAAGTACTTATCAGTACTTAAAGCCAAGGAGCCAATATGCTATTCTTAAgtcctcatttcattctttttttgggggggggcgaggcaattggggttaagtgacttgcccagggtcacacagctagttagtgttaagtgtctgcgggcagatttgaactcgggtcctcctgactccagggccggtgctctatccactgcaccacctagctgccccctcatttcatTCTTATAAAAGGCCCGATCAGTTCTGTTAGTAGAAGATTCGATCAAGTTCAAGAAGGGATCTTAATTCCCtgaaactcatctttttttttttttaataacaagaCTGCAAGTGGAATtatctatatttcattttaagaatGCTATCTTTTGAGTTCACATATGATCAGGTAGAAAGAGGGAATTCCTTTCCCTATCCCTTGGCCAACTGATCCATTATAGGTCTCTGAGATTATATATTCGCCTAGAGTTTGGGCTCcaatgtctgtatatatgtagaaAGAAAACTACACTTTACATTTAATTAGCCAATGCTTGTCAGAgacaatttattaatatttacatGTGTTGCTTCTTGGTGGAAGATTTATTGTTAGAATTCTTTCTAatttaggcaatttttttttgagactgggtttCCCTATTTCTCCCAGGTTGGAAGTACAGTTGCTACTCACAGGCCTGATCCAATTACTGATTTAGCATGGAatctttgacctgctctgtttccaaCCCGGGAGGACTTGCCCTCCCTTACTCAGCCTGGTAGTCCCCTAATCCCAAGAGCTCAAAGCAATAGGGCTAGATTTAGTGCAGACAATTGATAAGCTTTAGCCACCGCAACTCAGAATTCCAGAGCTCAAGTGCTTAGCCCGCTTCAAGCTCTTCAGTAGCTGGGATTACAGGTGTAAACCACCAGGTCTGGGTATCTCATTACTTTATAGTGTTCAGGAAATAAAAGACAAACTTCCTTCATCAAGATAAAGCAAGAGTACAAAGTCCAGGTTAGGCTTTTTTATTTGTCTAAACAGAACAATAGCAATGTCAATATTGGTGCACCctaaaagaaatactttttcccaaaccaattatttttcctttaaccaCTTCCTCCAAggattcctccttcctccttcctatctGGTCAAAGGTGAACTGAAATATCATTCTAAATAGAACAAAGGCATTTTTACTCTCAGTTCTGTTACCGCAAACAAGACGAAGTTCTCTGGAGTTTCAGAGAATAAGATTCTTTATTGAACTTGATTGAGTCTTCTATTACTAGAACTGATTAGATCTCTCATAAGaatgaagttttggggttttttggactgttttctctcacaactagctaatatgtataagttatacatgactactcatgtataacttattttgaattgcttgatttcttgtgggtggggggtgggaatggagggaggaagagaagttggaacaccattttttaaaaatgatgttaaaatttatttttacatatattttggaaaataaaattctattcaaagcccaaaacaaacaaacaaaaaaacaatgaaatgaagattttagACTAGGATATTGACTCCTTGGCTTTGATTAAGTACTGATAAGGCCACGAATTCAGGTGAGATTAAGGATTTTGGACTAAGACACTgtcattatttcttaatatttcagaaaacaaagtgctctataccttttttttttttttttgcagggcaatgggggttaagtgacttgcccagggtcacacagctagtaagtgttaagtgtctgaggctggatttgaactcaggtactcctgaatccagggccagcgctttaaccactgcgccatctagctgccctgctctaTACTTTTATACATGCTATTTTATAACTGATGGAGAAATACAACAGGAGGCTGTATTAAATGTTTCTTCATGTTCTAGCCCACTCACACTGAAACTTGGGGGCATGTACACATACatcatagaataattttataccCACTTTCCTATTCCCTATCTTTACCCCTCCACCCCAGTGGAAAATGCTACTTCTCTTGATAACTgtagatttatttatttgattcaaAAGTTAgcaacatttaaatattttaaatgtatgaacACCTGTATTGTGTTACTTACATAGATGATGAGCATAACGTAAGTAGAACATATCACAGCCATGGACATGATGGTAGAGGGTTTTCTCTATCAAGTCCTGTGGTTCATAGCCAGTTAGTTCAGTCACCCTGGAAGAAGAAGGCTATCTAAATTAATAATATTGTCCTACAGATTTGGTTTTAATTAAACTAATATTGATTTCGCTAAGTAATCAACTGCTAAAGGACCAAAGGTGGAAACAAATGTTGACTTTGGAACCTGAAAATCATCTTCTTTATAAGAAACAACTTTTGTACTCCAGTCCATTGTAGGATATAACATTACTCTTATTCAATATTCAGGAAAACTTCAGACACCAGTCAGTGAATGGATTCTTGAAGGTCATTTGCAATTTCATTCTTTTCAGAGTGAATTTAAGTTTATCCAAGAACTGACATTTGAATGCTTGGTCTATTTTATGAAGGTTCTGgaaaggttgttttaattttttatgaaaTCTCCACTATTAAGAgtatatatggggggggcagctaggtggcgcagtggatagagcaccggccctggagtcaggagtacctgagttcaaatccggcctcagacacttaacacacacttactagctgtgtgaccctgggcaagtcacttaaccccaattgcctcactaaaaaaaaaaaaagagtatatatggggggcgggcagctgggtggcacagtggatagagcaccggccctggagtcaggagtacctgagttcaaatccggcctcagacacttaacacttactagctgtgtgaccctgggcaagtcacttaaccccaattgcctggccaaaaaaaaaaagagtatataagCAATCTAAAAGGGAATTTGATTTCAAGACTGGCTTGAGGAATATTCTCATGTTACTGAGAATAGGTTAGCGATTATAGATAGTTAAATCAGGTTGCTATTATTCAAAGTCTACTGAGTAGCCCACCTAAAAtgctaccttctccatgaagctttttcAGATCTTCTGACCTCATAAAACACTTTGTTTTACAACTAAAGTCCTGAATCATGCAATATTATGTACTTTGTTTCTTGGTTTActagaccagggattcttaacctggggttagATTTCTAGGGGTCAGTGACCttggaagggaaaaaacacatatttatttcaatatttgtaatcctatgtgttttatgcatttaaaacagtattctgagaagagacccacagatttcaccagactgacaaagaaGTCCATGGCataaaaaaaagcttaagaacaCCTGTACTGAACTATAAGTTCTATGAGGACAGAGATGACATCTCTCATTATTTAAGCCAGCCAGTACtctgcatacagtaggtactttcAAAGTATTCcttaatgaatgaatgtgtaacaggatattaatatttatttaagacTAATTTCTAATCTGATGGATTTTGGATGTTCAAGACTGATCCCGTGGGCAGCATAAACTCTAAAACCTAATGATTCCTGGGATTTGTTGTTCAGAGAAGAAACATTTCTTCCAACGCCTGAAAGAGACATGGTGAGGTTTGAGCCTGGGAGGTGGAATGCAAGATTTTCAATTTTTCTGTTACATGGCAAAGGGGCAGACAGAAGAAACAGAAGTCTGCCTGAATGAGagaggtggagaggagaggagaggagaggagaatagTAGCAACAGTGCCCTGGTGATCAGGTCCTTGCAGGCCTGACCTTCCAGTTTGAGCTCCAGAACTACAGAGCATATCAGGCTGACCTGAAGTCACTGCCTTCATTTAATGGAGCAAAGAACTCAGGCTGACCCATCTGGGTGCAATTTACTCCTTTAAGAACTGAGAaaatcctttatagttaatttgggttttTATAATAGTCAATATATTCACTCAAAGTTCTTAAAagagtattgctattactgtatgcaGTGTTTTCTTGGTCctcctcatttcactcttcattatttcatgcaggtTTTTCCATGCTCgagcttatcattttttatagtatggtagattccataacaatcatataccacaatttgttcagccattccccaattgatgggaattcctgcaatttccagttctttgccaccccaaaaagagctgctataaatattttagaatatataggttcttttcctttttccctaatcatctttggaaatagacctaatattggtattgctgggccaaagggtataggtagtttaataactctttgggcatgatTCTAgcttgctctccagaatggttgga
This window contains:
- the SIM2 gene encoding single-minded homolog 2, whose translation is MKEKSKNAAKTRREKENGEFYELAKLLPLPSAITSQLDKASIIRLTTSYLKMRAVFPEGLGDAWGQPSHVGPLDNVAKELGSHLLQTLDGFVFVVASDGKIMYISETASVHLGLSQVELTGNSIYEYIHPSDHDEMTAVLAAHQPLHHHILQEYEIERSFFLRMKCVLAKRNAGLTCSGYKVIHCSGYLKIRQYMLDMSLYDSCYQIVGLVAVGQSLPPSAITEIKLHSNMFMFRASLDLKLIFLDSRVTELTGYEPQDLIEKTLYHHVHGCDMFYLRYAHHLLLVKGQVTTKYYRLLSKHGGWVWVQSYATIVHNSRSSRPHCIVSVNYVLTDIEYKEIQLSLDQVTSSKSQYSCRTSMSTSQEPRKIAKSKSNKMKTKVRTNPYLPQQYDSFQMDKSDCGQVGNWRASSTTNATNTQEQNFYSENSELLYAPSYSLPFSYHYGPFPIDSHVFRNKRQMLSSKFGQSQGSPCEVARFFLSTLQTSGECQWHYANPLVPNSQSPAKNLPDQPMNITRHNLAPNYEGGLCLQMGKGKVFEISGGNVHGW